The Thiovibrio frasassiensis region AAGTGGGATCTTCAGGTGGCAGGGCGAAGATGGAAGATGAAAAACAGGAGGCTTGCCGCCGCCAAAACGGCGCAGACGCCAAGGACAACCGCAAAGGCACTCCGCCGGGCCGGGTGATTTCGCCTCTGCTTGCCAATCTCTACCTGCACATTCTCGACAGGATATGGGAGCGGCGTGGCCTGCAAGTACGACTTAGCGCTCGAATCGTCAGATATGCCGACGATATTG contains the following coding sequences:
- a CDS encoding reverse transcriptase domain-containing protein, with the protein product MEDEKQEACRRQNGADAKDNRKGTPPGRVISPLLANLYLHILDRIWERRGLQVRLSARIVRYADDIVVLCRKGRSAAAMEVLRRRWKFCGRS